In Deinococcus aquiradiocola, the sequence TCGATGCCGATGCGGTGCTTGACGGTCACGGGCACGTCCACTGCGGCGCGCATGGCGGCGACGGCGTCCGCGACGACGTGCGGCGTCGCCATGAGGCACGCGCCGAACGAGCCGTTCTGCACGCGGTCACTGGGGCAGCCGACGTTGAGGTTGATCTCGTCGTAGCCCCACTCGGCGCCCAGGCGGGCCGCGCTTGCCAGGGCGGCCGGATCGGACCCGCCGAGCTGCAGGGCGACGGGATGCTCCTCGGCGCTGTAGTCCAGGTGCCGGGCGACGTTGCCGTGCAGGAGGGCGCCGGTCGTGACCATCTCGGTGTACAGCATCGTGTGCCGTGACAGCAGGCGGTGGAAGGCGCGGCAGTGCCGGTCGGTCCAGTCCATCATCGGGGCGACCGAGAGCGTGTGGGCGGGCGGGGCGGCACTCATGACGGGGCAGTGTATCAGTCCGGGCGGGGGGCCTGCGTGACCTGATTCGCAGTGGTCAGGTCGAGCAGCATCACGTGCTGCGGTCCGGCCGCGCCGCCCAGGTAGAGTTCCGGGTCGGTCACGAAGCCCGCGCGGGCGTACACGGCCCGCGCGGCGGGGTTGCGGACGTTGACGCTCAGGGCGAGCAGGTGAATGCCGGGGTGGCGTTCCTGCAGATCGCGGATCATGGCGCGCGTCGCGGCCGTCCCGAGGCCCCTCCCCTGCCAGGGCGCGCCGATGAAGTACCCGCGCAGGCCCACGGTGGGCCGCCCGAAGTCGCGGAAGGCGACGGCGCCCAGCACGAAGTCCAGCCGGTAGTACCCGATGACGACTTCGTCCCCGTCCGCGTCCCGCACGAGGACGGCCATCGCCTCGGACTGCGGCGCGTCTTCGGCCATGAGCAGCAGGTCCGGCATGCGGCCCGAGAACTGCTCCTGCTCCGGGTGCGCCCGGAGGGCCAGCACGGCGTCCCGCACCCCCGCGTGGACGGGCACGACACGCACCGTGCCTGGGTGCACGTGTGAGGGGCCGGAACGAGCACACATGAGAGCATTCTAGACTGCGTGCAAACCCCGGGGTGGGGGCGCTGCATGGGTGAACCGTAAGGTTTTCCCGTGCATCCTCATGTGCGGCGGGCGTACACTTCACCCATGACGCGTCACCTCAGCGACACCAGAAACGCCGAGGGCCGGGTCCGCTTTCTGATCGAGGGCGGGCGCGTGCTGCTGCTGGCGGAAGGCCAGGGCTGGAACCACCAGTCCACCCACGCCACCCTCGAACGGGCGGCCCTGTACCTCGCGCTGCTCCCGCAGCTGTCGCAGGTGCTGTACGAGGAAGCGATCGCCGAACTGGAACGCACCGTCACGCGCGGCTGACCGGACCCGGCACGACCCACAGAACAGAGCGGCCCCGCCAGATGAATGGCGGGGCCGCTCTCTGTCTGTCCGGTTGAACTCCCGAAGTTCAGCTCAATCGAGGCTCAGGCGCTCCTGAGGCGGTCCGTGAACTGCTTGCGGAACTTGGAGACCTTGGGCGTGATGACGGCCATGCAGTACGGCTGCAGTTTGTTCTGCGCGTAGTAGTTCTGGTGGTAATCTTCGGCGACGTAGAAGGTCGTGGCGGGCTCCAGGGTCGTCACGACGGGCGCGTCGAACACGCCCTGCCGGGTGATGTCGTCCATGACGGCCTGCGCTTCGGCCTTCTCCTCCGGGGTCGCGTAGAAGACGGCGCTGCGGTACTGGGTGCCGGTGTCGTACCCCTGACGGTTCAGCTGGGTGGGGTCGTGCGTGGCGAAGAAGATGCCGAGCAGGTCCCGGTAGCTGAGGACGGCCGGGTCGTACGTGACGCGGATCGCTTCGGCGTGCCCGGTCGCGCCGCCGCACACCTGCTTGTAGGTGGGGTCGGGAACCTGCCCGCCGATGTACCCGCTCTCGACGCGCTGCACGCCCTTCACGTCGAGGAAGACCGCTTCGGTGCACCAGAAGCATCCGCCGGCCACGATGGCTGTCCTGAGTTCGCTCATGCGGTCATTCTGCCGTGTCCTGGCGGCCCTCAAGGCGGTGACGGGCACGTTTGGAGGGGGACGTACGGTGTCAGCGGGTCAGGGTGCGCGGCGCGTCGAAGAACGCGGCGGGCAGGGTGCTGCGGGCCCTGTCGAAGCGGAAGTCGCCGTTCAGCCAGTACGGGAGGGCCTGGTGGACGTTGGTGTACGTCTGCCCGATGCCGCTGGCGCTGGTCGCGGCGAGCACGGCGTTCCAGCCGGCCTTGAGGGTCAGGTCGTAGCGGGTGTTGAGGCCGGTGCAGCGGCCGGAGACGGTGGCGGGACGGTCGCTGTACATCCAGCGGACGACGAGGGTGGGGTCCTTGGCGCTGTCCGCCTGGATGAGCGGCCCGATGGCGCGGTTGAGCTGCTGGTTGTACAGCAGGATGGTTTCCGTCTGGTACACGCGGATCGGCTGGCTGGGGCTCACGCCGTCGCAGGCTTCGAAGGGCTGCAGCTTGAGCGCCTGCCGGTCGGGGATGTCGAGGAAGAACTGGCCGTCCTTGAGTTCGCCGCGTCCGACGACGGAACTCTGCGTGAAGCTGCCGAACAGCACGAAGACGCTGTCGGTGCGGCCCATGAGTCGGGCGACGTCGCCGGGGTTGCCGAGCGTGCCGCGAATGCCGGTGGCGAGGGCGGATGGGGTGAGCGCCATCAGGGTGAGCGGGAGGAGGAGGGTGCGGGTGAGGTGCGTCACGCGGGCCACTGAAGCACCCGTGTGTCAGGGCGAGGTGATGTGAAGTAATCGCTGTGCTGGCGCGGCCAGAACGCCTAGAATGAAGAAATTATGAATGCCGTGCTGTCCGGGCCGTTTCAGTGGATCAGCAGGCGCGCGGCGACGAGCAGCACGATCACGCCGTACATCCATTTCACGAAGGCGCTCCCGCGCAGCATCGCCATCCTGGCCCCCACGAAGGCGCCCGCCGCGTTCGCGGCCCCCATCGGCAGGCCGATCCAGAAGACCATCTGTCCGCCCAGCAGGAAGTACACGAAGGCGCCGAGGTTCGTGGCGAAGTTGATGGCGCGCGCGTTCCCGCTGGCCCGCACGAGGTTGAAGCCCGCGAGCGTGAACAGGAACATCAGGAAGGTGCCGGTGCCCGGCCCGAGCAGCCCGTCGTACACGCCGATCAGCAGGGCGCCCGGCAGGGTCGTGGCGAGCACGCGCGCCGTCAGGCCCGGGTAGCGGTCCTCCAGTCCGAAGCGTTTGTTGGCGAGGACGAGCGCGCCGACCGCGAGGATCACGGCGGCCACCAGCGTCCGGAACGCGTCCGGGTTGACGAAGTGCACGAGGTACGCGCCGAGCGCGGAGCCTGCCAGGGCGAGCGGCACGAGGGGCCGCACGAGTCGCCACTCGATGTGCCCGGCCCGGCCGTACTGCAGGGTGGCGCTGCCGGACCCGAAGATCGCGAGGAGTTTGTTGGTGGCCACGGCGTGCGCAGGCGACAGGCCCATCAGGAACAGGGTGGGGAGCGTGATGGTGCCGCCCCCGCCCGCGACCGCGTCGATGAAGCCCGCCAGGAACGCGAGCGGCAGGCCGTACAGCAGCACGTCCGGGGAGGGCAGGTGGTCTGGCGCGAGCACGGCCCACACCCTAGAGCATTTCGCGGGGCACGGTGGGCCGCTCCGGCAGGCAGGGCGGGGCGGGTCGGTGGACGGGCCGGGCGTGCTTGCATTGCGCTCGGCGGGCGGCCTACCATGAGGGCAGCCCGGTCTGTCCGGGCGGCAATGCAGGCGAACGTGAGGACAGTAGGGCACGCAGGGCAGCACGAGCGAGTCAGGGACGGTGAGAGCCTGACGCCAGCCGCGAGCACCGAAGATCACCTCCCGCGCCGACGGAAGAACCGCCCCCCACGGGGAGCGCAGTAGACCCGTCCGGACGCCCCCCGGCAGAGGGTCACGACGAGGCCAGCCTCGCCCGG encodes:
- a CDS encoding GNAT family N-acetyltransferase; this encodes MCARSGPSHVHPGTVRVVPVHAGVRDAVLALRAHPEQEQFSGRMPDLLLMAEDAPQSEAMAVLVRDADGDEVVIGYYRLDFVLGAVAFRDFGRPTVGLRGYFIGAPWQGRGLGTAATRAMIRDLQERHPGIHLLALSVNVRNPAARAVYARAGFVTDPELYLGGAAGPQHVMLLDLTTANQVTQAPRPD
- the msrA gene encoding peptide-methionine (S)-S-oxide reductase MsrA: MSELRTAIVAGGCFWCTEAVFLDVKGVQRVESGYIGGQVPDPTYKQVCGGATGHAEAIRVTYDPAVLSYRDLLGIFFATHDPTQLNRQGYDTGTQYRSAVFYATPEEKAEAQAVMDDITRQGVFDAPVVTTLEPATTFYVAEDYHQNYYAQNKLQPYCMAVITPKVSKFRKQFTDRLRSA
- a CDS encoding TSUP family transporter translates to MPSPDVLLYGLPLAFLAGFIDAVAGGGGTITLPTLFLMGLSPAHAVATNKLLAIFGSGSATLQYGRAGHIEWRLVRPLVPLALAGSALGAYLVHFVNPDAFRTLVAAVILAVGALVLANKRFGLEDRYPGLTARVLATTLPGALLIGVYDGLLGPGTGTFLMFLFTLAGFNLVRASGNARAINFATNLGAFVYFLLGGQMVFWIGLPMGAANAAGAFVGARMAMLRGSAFVKWMYGVIVLLVAARLLIH